In Neochlamydia sp. AcF84, the genomic stretch CAGGTCAACAAGCTCAGGACTATTCTGAAGCTCTTCGCTAGCGTACCTAAGCGCCAAACCATCTTGCTGGATAGCTGCAAGGACAATTTCCCTATCGTTCTTCAAGTTTTTGTTAGCATACATAAGCACAGAACCTCTTCTCCGGACGGCGACAAGAAGGATTTCTCTATCATTTTGGAGCTCTTGACTAGCATACCTAAACGACAAGCCAAATTTCTGCACGGCAGCTAGAACGATTTCCCTCTCATTCTGAATTTCTTTGCTAACATACTTAAGCCCCCATGGTGCTTGCTGGACAGCAACAAGAACGACTTCTTTATCATTTTGCAGCTCTTGGTTAGCGTATCTAAGAGCCAAGCAGTCTTGCTGAACAGCCGCAAGAAGGACTTCTTTATTATTTCGACGCTCTAGGCTGGCATACTGCAAAGCTAAACCAGTATGTCGGACAGCTGCAAGAACGACTTCTTTATCATTTTGAAGCTCTGAGCTGGCATACTGCAGGGCTAAGCCATCATCTTGAACAGCTGCAAGAACAATTTCTTTATCATTTCGAAGCTCTCGGCTAGCATACTGCAAGGCTAAGCCATCATGTTGAACAGCGGCAAGAACGATTTCTTTATTATTCTGCAGCGCTTGGCTAGCATGCTGTAGGGCTAAGCCATCATGCTGAACAGCGGCAAATACAACTTTTTTAGCATCCTGGAAATCTTGGCAAGTCTGCTGCATTGCTAAGTCATCATGCTGAATAGCCGCAAGGACATCTTCCTTATCGTTCTGATGATCTTTACTAGCATCCCTAATCGTATTCACTTTTTTCTGGGCACTAATTTGAAGCTTTTCTTTAAAATTTTTCAGCTCTACTCCCTCTTTTTTAAGAGTAAGAGGAAATATTCTTTTATCGCCTCTAGAAGGTGGGCCCTCCTCATGCTTAGATATGCGGCCATAGTACTTGGCCGGCTTTGGTAAAGCGTCTTTATCATTCTCTCTTTTACAAGCAAAGTCCCCAATTCCTACAAGGATATTTCCTAATACAGGAATTAATAAAATTATACACCGTTCAAAACTTTTTCGGTTAAGGTAGGAATAGTAAGGACTTTTAGAAATATTCTTTTCTTGCTTAAGGGGTATGATAAAAACTTTTTGAAAGATACAAACTAAATTAGTCACAGTACTTATGATAGGCACGTAATCGGCCTTATGATCAATAAATCGGCATGCTTTAGATGATAGATTTATTTGCATAATACACCTAGTGTTTTAATAATTTACTAAAGCAAGATGGTATAGAAAAATTTTATTAAATAATGTAGAAAAAATATGGAGCCCAAATGATTTTTTTGATTGAAGGAGATAAGAAAAATTATAAGTCATTGAACTGAAAAAAAATACGAAAAAAATAAAGAAAACTTATTCAGCAAGCCAAGTAGCTACGCTGGCTAAGAAAGACAGGTCTTAAATTCTAATACCTGCAAAAAAATGACCAGCCATCTGAAAACCATCTAGAATAAGAGAAGCTTATCGTCACCTCTTTTCTTCTAATCCCATGTGATACACTTTTGAGCTAATCCTTATGCAGCCCCGTACCCTACAAGATTCCTCTTGTTAAGTAGAAAGGCATGTTTCATAGGGTTGGATATACAGACTAAGTTTTTTTAAGCGTATAAATTGTAAGTTTAAAAGATAAGATAAAAGGAAATTAAAAATTAGCGTAAATTAGGCTGATCTTTTTCATTAAATCCTGATGGGGCTATAACATACACCCATGTTAAATCATCTAAATTTCCTATCGTAGGTTTAGCCTCTAATTCGAAGGCAAAATCTCCTTCCCTTAAAAGATCTACTTTTGTCACTATTGCTACCTTAAGGCCAGCTGGAAAGACTCCATCCATACCTGTAGTCACTAAAAGATCGTTTACCTTTATTAAAGGCATAGCTTTTGCTTGTGAAGAGCCTATAGGTTCCCCAGAACGTAAATCGCGTGCAGGTCCTTGCTCATCTTCGAAATCATAATTAAACCCTGACCCCCGAAGAAGATGGCCATCTGTTCGCCAGATAGGACGGCTCTGCCCTCGAATTTCCCCTTTAGCTAAATACCAGGTATGCTTTTTTTCCAATAACTTTAGACGCAAATGGCGCAATACATTTTCTGCTAGCATTTTTTCCCGCCCATTGTCAAACAACTCCTCATGGGCATGTATATATGCAACTAGATCAGGAATATATTCTGCGATAGCTTTACCCTGCTCATAACCTCTGGCCACGCGCACCGAAGATACAAGCCCCGAATCTGTAATCAGCCTCACACGTGATTGCTTTTTTCCCATATAATCTATTACACCTACTACTGAATCACCGACCAATACAGGACTGTTTTTAGCTACCAAAGGGCTTTCGTAGACTTCATTCGTTTCCTCTCCCACGTTAATCCACAAGGAACTATTCCAGGTTCCTAGAGAACGAAAGATTATACGAGCTGCTACTGCATTGTAAGAGGGTTCTTGAATCTCAGGCATGCTATTTTCATGTAAATCTATAGGCATTAGATTTTTTAATTCTTGCTTTTTTTGCCCTTTTAAATGGCTTAAGCTTTCCCAAATAGGAGAAAGAATAGCCAAAACCCTTCCACGCATCCACTCAGAAGTCGTTAGGGGGAGACTCATTGTAAGTAAAAGCAGGACGAAAAGAATCAAAAAAGGTTTGGAAGTTTTTCTCATTGGACGATGGCTAGGGAAGGAATAATATGCAGAAGAGTATTAATTGCTACATCACGGATTCTTGTATGGCTATTAGGCCCCCTATAAATGGTATAGTCTTTTTGAAGAATTCCTTCTTGCTCTGATATTAATTCACTCATAGCAAATGTTCCTCATTATTATTTATAAGGTTAAACTTCTTATCTTTTGAGCTCCTAAACATTCCTTTTAACATACAATGCATTTTCATTATAAGCAAGCATGTCTACTGCATGGCTCTATATCCAAACTGTTTTTTAGAGCTATCGATTACAAAATTGCGGTTATTAGCCAACCTCTATACATACAGGACATACAGGGGAGGGGTAAAACAAGCAGAATAGAGCTGGCTTAATGAAGCTTTAAGTACTTCTTTAATTGGGTGGCCTAATAAAGATCACCCATTTACTCGTATTGCAAGCACTAGGTTTGTAGATTTTACTAGAGGAAAAATATTGCTTTTAGCATGAATGGAAAAGGAAGGGCGACAGATAATAGGCTTCTTGCTTAATTAAATTTTTGCTATTTTCTTATCCTTTAAACTAAGGAAAAAGATATGGAGAAATATGAGGAGCTTAAAGTGCTGCCTGCCGAACAATTTAGAAGGCTAACAGGAGTAAAGCGTGAAACATCTGAAAGAATGGTCGAGGTTTTAGTAGAAGCACAAAACAGAAGATACAGAAGAGCAGAAAGAAGAGGCGGGCTAAGTATCCAAGACAAGCTGTTGATGGCGTTGGAGTATTTAAGAGAACATCGAACTTATTTTCATTTAGGTAGAAGTTATAGATTGAGCGAAAGTGGTTGCTATCGAGCATGTAGATGGGTGAAAGACACATTAATTAAAAGTGGGGAATTTTCGCTTCCTGGAAAGAAAGCTCTTCTGGAAAAGGATAGTGAATACGAAGTAGTGCTTATAGATGCATCAGAATCACCTGTAGAGCGACCTAAGAGGAGAGTTAAAGAAAAAAAAGATAAGGAATCGCAACAACAAGCAGAAGCATTTCTATTCAGGAAAAAAGAAAAGGCATACCCTAAAAAGTCAGGTGGTGGCCGATAAGAAGAGTAGGAAAGTTATTTGTACGGCCTTTAGTAATGGTAAAAAGCATGATTATAAGTTGTTTAAAGAAAGTAAGGTGCGCTGGACTGATAACCGCTGCACGATAACCGATAGTGGATATACAGGTATAAAAAAACTTCAAAGAAACTCCAGGCTACCAAAAAAATCTAGAAAGAGAAAACCGTTAACTCAGGAAGAAAAAAAGCAAAACCAAGCAATATCTTCGGAAAGAGTAATAAACGAAAATGTGATTGGGAGTTTGAAAAGATTTAAAATCATAAGCGATAGATACAGAAATCGAAGAAGAAGGCTTGGTTTGCGCTTTAATCTTATTGCGATGATCTACAACTATGAAATTGAAATTTAATTACTCAAAAAGTCTAATATATTTGTAGAGCGTTCGCGAAGGCCGGTTAAGTATGAAGATGTATATCTAAGAGATTACCAAAACGAGCTTGAGGCCTATCAAGGACTTATCAAATATTTTGAGGTTTCCAATAAAAACCTTCCCCATTACTTTTTAGAATACAAGACCCTAGCAAAGGAATATGGTGTAATAATTTATTATGAAGCAATACGAGATTTACTGGAAGAGTTAGATAAAAGACAGTCAACCTTTGTGGCTCAAATTCCTGGAAACCATGCCTTCTGGCCTCTAGATATTCCTTTAAATTCTAGTCAGAACATTAGAGGCCAACCAAGAAAATGCCTCAAAAGTTACCGATAGAAGCTTTAAGCCTCCTTCTGCCAAGAAATGGCTAAAAAAATTGATAAAGGAAGGATGTAAGTGGCAAAAGGTAAAACTTAATCTTCAATCGAAGAAATATAATAAAATGATGGCCATACGGGTTAAAAAACGATCACAGAGGCATTTTATAGGCCAGAAGTTGAAAGATGGCTAATCATGGAAAAGTTAGGAAACGATCAATATAAATACTATGTTTCCAATGCCTCAAAAGATACTTCCCGCATGCATATAGTAGAATAGATTCATGAAAGATGTAAAATTGAGCAAGGCTATCAGCAGATGAAAGAGGAGCTAGAATCAGATCACTTTGAGGGACAGTCATGGCTAGGACTCCATCATCATCTGATGTTACGTCTTATGGCTTGTAGCTTCTTAACCGTATTGAAATACCAGGCAAAAGATAAAAGAATCTCCATGCTTCGCCTCAAGTAAGAAGATTGATTAACAGCTTATTTTGCATTATTATTTCTCCTTCTTGCCAAGCTATTCATGGCTCATCTAGAAGGCTATTTTTTGATACATCCCAAGTTTAACAAAGTACTACTATCACAACCATCAGAATTTTAGTTCGTCAGCTCTGCTTTCCCAGCCCTAACACTCTGCAGAAAAAGAGAGAAACTTCTGGTCATTATAAATGTGTAGCTTAGCTTAAGCTTACTTAGTTGCCGGAAGGAAAGCGGATGACTTCTTTAAAGATAAGATGGCTAAAAATTTTTTATTTCATTTTAGCCCATCCCAATTTAAAAAGTACTTACGGCCATTCTACAATTGAAAACGCTGCCTTATTTTTTCTGGAATATCTTTCAAAGGATTTTCCGCTAATTCAAGACTGGTAAGTTGAGACAGTTGCCCGATTTCTGCAGGCAGAGCGGTGAGCTGGTTTTGGCTTAAGCTAAGTGATTGCAGCTTAGCCAGCCGCCCGATTTCTGCAGGCAGAGCGGTGAGTTGGTTTTGTTTTAAGTAAAGCCATTGTAGCTCAGACAGCTGCCCAATTTCTCCAGGCAGACTGGTGAGCTGGTTTTCTCTTAAGTCAAGCTCTTGCAGCTCAAACAGCTGCCCAATTTCTGCAGGCAGAGCGGTGAGCTGGTTTTGGTCTAAGAGAAGGTTTTGCAGCTTAGACAGCTGCCCTATCTCTGCAGGAAGGCTGGTGAGCTGGCTTTGATTTAATTTAAGCCATCGCAGCTGAGACAGTTGCCCGATTTCTGCAGGCAGAGCGGTGAGCTGGTTTTGGTTTAAGTTAAGCCATCGCAGCTGAGACAGTTGCCCGATTTCTGCAGGCAGAGCGGTGAGCTGGTTTTGGTCTAAGAGAAGCTTTTGCAGCTCTGACAGCTGCCCAATTTCTGCAGGAAGGCTAGTAAGCTGGTTGTAGTTTAAGTAAAGGTCTTGCAGCTGAGACAATTGCCCAATTTCTGTAGGAAGGCTGGTGAGCTGGTTTTGAATTAAGTAAAGCCCTTGCAGCTCAGACAGCTGCCCAATTTCTGCAGGCAGGCTGGTGAGCTCGTTTTGATGTAAGTAAAGCTCTTTCAGCTGCGATAGCTGTCCTATCTCTGCAGGAAGGCTGGTGAGCTGGTTTTCTATTAAGTCAAGCTTTTGCAGCTGAGACAACTGACCTATTTCTGGGGGTAAATAAGTCAAGCCTGCTTTAGATAAATCTAAAGCCGTGATGCTTTTACAATTTTCTTCAATCCAATCTCTAAAAAGCTCCCCTTTTTTTTCTAGAGGCAAGCGCTTAATTGCGTTCCGGCTCAAGTATTTTTTTCCACCAGGAAGTTTCTTCCAAGCTAAAAGGCAATTAATATTTAAGAGATAAGAAGAGTAATTAGCCAGCGTTAAGCCTCTTTTTTCTTCTGTTTTCCATTTGAATTCTAAAGGAGAAATAGATTTAGCTAAAGTAAAGATTTGCCTAAAAATTGCATTTACCTTTGCTGTTTCAGAAAGTCTGCTTTCTAGCTTATAAATCCTATCTACAATAAGCACCTGTTCCTTAACATTTCTTTGAGGAGCATGCACTTTACCTATTTGCTTATAAAGAGAAGGCATGACTTCAGAAGCCAGCAGATGATGCCATCTTTTACAGACGCTAAATAAGGAAGGAGCTGCGCAAGCCTCTAAGATAGGGAGCAGCAATTCATTGGGCAAGCTTTCAATAGATGTCGAAGAGATAGGATGCATTTTATTTCCTTGGGTAGTAATGACTTTTCAGCATTTTTTTTAAAGACAATATAAAAAATTAAAAAAGCAAGTCAAACGAATTCGTATCCTTATCAACGAATTCATAGCCTTATCAATGAAAAACAACTCACAGATGACCTACCAGGCTTTTACTTCAGATAAATTTAAGGAAAAAAGGGGGGGGGCCTTCCAAACGTTCAGGAGCAGCCACAGCTTTTAGAGATTAAGTGACGCGGCAATTTTGATTTGGCTAAAAGAATGAGATTGATTCTTTGCCTTATTTGAGAAAATGGCTCTTTTTGGTGCAATGTTTTAATTTTTCTACTAAATGATGGAATACAATACACCAGTTTCTTCCCGTCAAGAAAAGTTGTCCTCCCAGCCTAGCCATCTGCAGAAAAAGAGAGAAATCTCTTGTCATTATAAATGTATAGGTTAGCTTAAGCTTACTTAAGTTGCCGGAAGGAAAGCGGATGATTTGTTTAAAGATAAGATGGCTAAAAGTTTTTATTTCATTTTAGCCCCTCCCAATTTAAAAATTACTTACGGTCAATCTGCAATTGAAAACGCTGCCTTATTTCTTCTGCAATATCTTTCAAAGGATTTGCCGTTAATTCAAGCTTGGTAAGCTGAGACAATTGCCCGATTTCTGTAGGCAGACTGGTGAGCTGGTTTTGTTTTAATCCAAGATTGTTAAGCTGAGATAAATGCCCGATTTCTGCAGGCAGACTGGTGAGTTGGTTTTGACTTAAATCAAGCAATTGCAGCTTAGACAACCGCCCCATCTCTGCAGGAAGGCTGATGAGCTGGTTCTTGTTTAAGTAAAGGCATTCCAACTCAGACAATTGCCCGATTTCTGCAGGTAGACTGGTGAGCTGGTTTTGATTTAAGTCAAGCCCTTGCAGCTGGGACAATTGACCTATTTCTGCAGGCAGACTGGTGAGTTGGTTTTGGCTCAAATCAAGCAATTCCAGCTTAGACAAACGCCCCATCTCTGCAGGCAGACTGGTGAGCTGGTTTTCTCCTAAGTAAAGGCATCCCAACTCAGACAATTGGCCTATTTCTGCAGGCAGAGCGGTGAGCTGGTTTTGATTTAAGTGAAGTATGCGCAGCTGAGATAACCGCCCGATTTCTGCAGGGAGACTGATGAGCTGGTTCTTGTTTAAGTAAAGTCCTTGCAGCTTAGACAGTTGCTCAATTTCTGTAGGCAGAGCGATGAGCTGGTTTTGATTTAAGTCAAGCCTTCTCAACTGAGATAGCTGCCCGATTTCTGCAGGTAGAGTGGTAAGATGGTTTTGGCTTAAATCAAGCTCTTGCAGCTTAGATAACTGGCATATTTCTGAGGGTAAATAAGTCAAGCCTAATCTAGATAAATCTAATGCCGTAGTATTTTTACAATTTTCTGTAATCCAATCTCTAAGTAGCTCTCCTTTTTTCTCTAGAAGCAAGTGCTTAATTTCTTCTCGGCTCAAGTATTCTTCCCCACCAGAAAGTTTTTTCCAAAGTAAAAGGCGATTAGTATTCAGCAGATAAGAGGAGTAGTTAGCCAAAGTAAAATATTTTTTTCTTCAGACTTCCATTTAAACTCTAGAGGAGAAAGAGATTTAGCTAAGGTAAAAACTTGTTTAAAAACTTGATAAACTTTTTCAGTAGAGGTAAGTACAGGATTGAGTTGATAAACTTTAGCTAACATAAGAGTTCGCTGGGTAGGGGTATTCTTCGTGGGAAAATGAAGCTGTGCTATTTTTTTATAAAGAGAAAGCATCACCTCAGAAGCCAGCAGATGATGCCATCTTTTACAGACGCTAAATAAGGAAGGAACTGCGCAAGCCTCTAAGATAGGGAGCAGCAATTCATTGGGCAAGCTTTCAATAGATGCCAAAGAGATAGGATGCATTTTATCTCCCTGGGTAGTGATGACTTTTCAGTATTTTTACTTTTTTAAAAGCAATGTAAAAAAATTAAAAAAGTAAGTCAAACGAATTCATATCTTTATCAATGAAAAACAACTCACAGATGAACTACCACGCTTTTATTGCAGATAAATTTAAGGAAAGGGAGGCCTTCCAAGTACTCAGGAGCAGCCACAGGTTTTAGGGATTAAGTGACGCGGCAATTTTGATTTGGCTAAAAGAATGAAATTAATTCTTTGCCTTATTTGAGAAAATGGCTCTTTTTGGTGCAATGTTTTAATTCTTCTAACGAATGATGGAATACAATACGCCTAACTTCTTCCTGTCAAGAAAGGCTGTTCTCACAGCCTAGCCATCTGCAGAAAAAGAGAGAAATTTCTTGTCATTATAAATATATAGGTTAGCTTAAGTTACCGGAAGGAAAGCGGATGACTTGTTTAAAGATAAGATGGCTAAAAGTTTTTTTTATTTCATTTTAGCCCCTCCCAATTTAAAAATTACTTACGGTCAATCTGCAATTGAAAACGCTGCCTTATTTTTTCTGCAATATCTTCCAAAGGATTTTCCGCTAATTCAAGCGTTTGCAGCTGAGACAGCTGCCCGATTTCTGTAGGCAGACTGGTGAGTTGGTTTTGATTTAAGCAAAGCTGTACTAGCTGAGACAATTGCCCGATTTCTGAAGGAAGGCTGGTGAGCTGGTTTTGATTTAAAATAAGCTCTTGCATCTGAGACAACTGCCCTATTTCTGAGGGTAAATAAGTCAAGCCTGCTTTAGATAAATCTAAAGTCGGGATGTTTTTACAATTTTCTTCAATCCAATCTCTAAGAAGCTCTCCTTTTTTTCTAGAGGCAAGTGCTTGATTTCTTCTCCGCTCAAGTATTCTTCCCCACCAGGAAGTTTTTTCCAAAGTAAAAAGCGATTAATACTCCGCAGATAAGAGAAGTAGTTAGTTAAAGTAAAATACTTTTTTTTCTTCAGACTTCCATTTAAACTCTAGAGGAGAAAGAGAACTAGTTAAAGTAAAGATTTGCCTAAAAATTGCATTTACCTTTGTTGTTTTAGAAATTCTGCTTTCTAGCTTATAAATCCTATCTACAATAAAAGTCTGTTCCTTAACATTTCCTTGAGGAACATGCACTTTACCTATTTGCTTATAAAGAGAAGTCATCACTTCAGAAGCCAGCAGACGATGCCATCTTTTACAGACGCTAAATAAGGAAGGAACTGCGCAAGCCTCTAAGATAGGGAGCAGCAATTCATTGGGCAAGCTTTCAATAGATGCTGAAGAGATAGGATGCATTTTATTTCCTTGAGTAATAATGGCCTTTTATCATTTTTATTTTCAAAGGCAATATAAAAAATTAAAAAGGCAAGTCAAAACAATTCTTATCTTTATCGACAAGGGAGGGTACCAGTTAACCGCCGACTCAGCCTCTTTGCTCCAGCAAAAAAATAATCACTCATTCCCGGAACCATTCTTTTCTTAACATCGCCAGCCTCAAACATGATGTAAAAAATGAAACCAACCTACAATCTAGTCAGGAGGCTTTAATCAAAATTATTGACAAATACTTTACCTAGGAATCTTCTCAAGCAATCAAGCGTATAAGTAGCATTTCGTCTAGCTTCTGCCGCACTTCGCTCTGGATTAAAAGCTCTTATTATGTTAGCAGCTATTAATTAGAGCATAAACCGCTTTAAATCATGCCAAACAACCTAAAATTTGAATTAAAATGTGGAAAAGAAGGATTAACATTGCATCGAATAAAACTTAAAAAGATAGAATTTTGAATTAAATCTTGCAAAAGCCTGTTTAAAGACCACTACTACTAATATATTTTAGTCTGTAACTAAACATAGTTCATCTTCAAAATCGTCAGGTATAGGCTGTTCCCCTGGTATTATAGTATTAAAAGCGATGGAAGCAGGAACCCGAAACTTTTCCATCAGCCAGACAAACCAGCGGGCCTTTTTATCTTTCATCCCTTTAGAAATAATGACGGGAACAATGGAATAATAGGTTTCATCTAAAATTTTTCTAAAGCTATAAGAATGCTTTAACTTCTCGATCTCTTCTTCAATAGCTTCATTTTCTACAAAAATACATACTGAGATTCCCTTGTCCAGCGTCTTTTTTATTGCCATTAAGCATGCTGTATTTCTCTCTAAAGGCTCTATGTCAGGGATAAAAACGACACGTAATAAACGATAAAGCCGGCGCATAAACTTACTGCTATGCCCTTGTTCTTGCTCAATAAAGAAACGCAATCGCCTGCGCTGCGCGCCTAGCATCAGCA encodes the following:
- a CDS encoding rod shape-determining protein MreC, with the translated sequence MSLPLTTSEWMRGRVLAILSPIWESLSHLKGQKKQELKNLMPIDLHENSMPEIQEPSYNAVAARIIFRSLGTWNSSLWINVGEETNEVYESPLVAKNSPVLVGDSVVGVIDYMGKKQSRVRLITDSGLVSSVRVARGYEQGKAIAEYIPDLVAYIHAHEELFDNGREKMLAENVLRHLRLKLLEKKHTWYLAKGEIRGQSRPIWRTDGHLLRGSGFNYDFEDEQGPARDLRSGEPIGSSQAKAMPLIKVNDLLVTTGMDGVFPAGLKVAIVTKVDLLREGDFAFELEAKPTIGNLDDLTWVYVIAPSGFNEKDQPNLR
- a CDS encoding leucine-rich repeat domain-containing protein, which gives rise to MEKTSWWGRILERRRNQALASRKKGELLRDWIEENCKNIPTLDLSKAGLTYLPSEIGQLSQMQELILNQNQLTSLPSEIGQLSQLVQLCLNQNQLTSLPTEIGQLSQLQTLELAENPLEDIAEKIRQRFQLQIDRK
- a CDS encoding leucine-rich repeat domain-containing protein; translated protein: MANYSSYLLNTNRLLLWKKLSGGEEYLSREEIKHLLLEKKGELLRDWITENCKNTTALDLSRLGLTYLPSEICQLSKLQELDLSQNHLTTLPAEIGQLSQLRRLDLNQNQLIALPTEIEQLSKLQGLYLNKNQLISLPAEIGRLSQLRILHLNQNQLTALPAEIGQLSELGCLYLGENQLTSLPAEMGRLSKLELLDLSQNQLTSLPAEIGQLSQLQGLDLNQNQLTSLPAEIGQLSELECLYLNKNQLISLPAEMGRLSKLQLLDLSQNQLTSLPAEIGHLSQLNNLGLKQNQLTSLPTEIGQLSQLTKLELTANPLKDIAEEIRQRFQLQIDRK
- a CDS encoding leucine-rich repeat domain-containing protein; the encoded protein is MHPISSTSIESLPNELLLPILEACAAPSLFSVCKRWHHLLASEVMPSLYKQIGKVHAPQRNVKEQVLIVDRIYKLESRLSETAKVNAIFRQIFTLAKSISPLEFKWKTEEKRGLTLANYSSYLLNINCLLAWKKLPGGKKYLSRNAIKRLPLEKKGELFRDWIEENCKSITALDLSKAGLTYLPPEIGQLSQLQKLDLIENQLTSLPAEIGQLSQLKELYLHQNELTSLPAEIGQLSELQGLYLIQNQLTSLPTEIGQLSQLQDLYLNYNQLTSLPAEIGQLSELQKLLLDQNQLTALPAEIGQLSQLRWLNLNQNQLTALPAEIGQLSQLRWLKLNQSQLTSLPAEIGQLSKLQNLLLDQNQLTALPAEIGQLFELQELDLRENQLTSLPGEIGQLSELQWLYLKQNQLTALPAEIGRLAKLQSLSLSQNQLTALPAEIGQLSQLTSLELAENPLKDIPEKIRQRFQL
- a CDS encoding F-box protein, with the translated sequence MHPISLASIESLPNELLLPILEACAVPSLFSVCKRWHHLLASEVMLSLYKKIAQLHFPTKNTPTQRTLMLAKVYQLNPVLTSTEKVYQVFKQVFTLAKSLSPLEFKWKSEEKNILLWLTTPLIC
- a CDS encoding DUF4116 domain-containing protein, with amino-acid sequence MQINLSSKACRFIDHKADYVPIISTVTNLVCIFQKVFIIPLKQEKNISKSPYYSYLNRKSFERCIILLIPVLGNILVGIGDFACKRENDKDALPKPAKYYGRISKHEEGPPSRGDKRIFPLTLKKEGVELKNFKEKLQISAQKKVNTIRDASKDHQNDKEDVLAAIQHDDLAMQQTCQDFQDAKKVVFAAVQHDGLALQHASQALQNNKEIVLAAVQHDGLALQYASRELRNDKEIVLAAVQDDGLALQYASSELQNDKEVVLAAVRHTGLALQYASLERRNNKEVLLAAVQQDCLALRYANQELQNDKEVVLVAVQQAPWGLKYVSKEIQNEREIVLAAVQKFGLSFRYASQELQNDREILLVAVRRRGSVLMYANKNLKNDREIVLAAIQQDGLALRYASEELQNSPELVDLSFKFFRQQL
- a CDS encoding IS5 family transposase (programmed frameshift) encodes the protein MEKYEELKVLPAEQFRRLTGVKRETSERMVEVLVEAQNRRYRRAERRGGLSIQDKLLMALEYLREHRTYFHLGRSYRLSESGCYRACRWVKDTLIKSGEFSLPGKKALLEKDSEYEVVLIDASESPVERPKRRVKEKKKIRNRNNKQKHFYSGKKKRHTLKSQVVADKKSRKVICTAFSNGKKHDYKLFKESKVRWTDNRCTITDSGYTGIKKLQRNSRLPKKSRKRKPLTQEEKKQNQAISSERVINENVIGSLKRFKIISDRYRNRRRRLGLRFNLIAMIYNYEIEI
- a CDS encoding F-box-like domain-containing protein is translated as MHPISSASIESLPNELLLPILEACAVPSLFSVCKRWHRLLASEVMTSLYKQIGKVHVPQGNVKEQTFIVDRIYKLESRISKTTKVNAIFRQIFTLTSSLSPLEFKWKSEEKKVFYFN